The following are from one region of the Leptospira perdikensis genome:
- a CDS encoding acyl-CoA dehydrogenase family protein has translation MSIVTTKKSSLDLFNPTEDHLALRESVASFAEREMDEQAKENDEKESFNTLLFKRLGSELGIFGITVPEADGGHGLDPLASVIIHEEMSRFDPGFTLSYLAHEVLFVNNFFYSSNPSQRSRYLSKVITGEWIGGMGMTEPGAGTDVLGMTTHAVKKGDRYIINGVKQYITNGSIGQVFVLYTKLEKNGKKMTSFVIESSYKGFSVGKKEEKMGMRSSPTTQLVFEDMEVPEENLLGVENGAVTHMMRNLEIERVTLAAQSLGIARRCIDIMCDYTIRHREAFGKKLLEFGQIQRMVAESYADYQAARALVYHVASELGPDVRNSLGAASAKLVATQMAERVSRNAIQVLGGYGYCREYPVERLHRDAILLSIGGGTNEAMQKNIASDLKKLWSE, from the coding sequence ATGAGTATCGTTACGACAAAAAAATCATCTTTAGATTTATTCAACCCCACAGAAGACCACTTGGCTCTTAGAGAATCTGTGGCTTCCTTTGCCGAAAGGGAAATGGACGAACAAGCAAAAGAAAACGATGAAAAAGAATCATTCAACACCCTGCTTTTCAAACGGCTTGGTTCTGAACTCGGAATTTTTGGAATCACTGTCCCTGAAGCTGATGGTGGGCATGGACTCGATCCACTTGCCTCTGTCATCATTCATGAAGAGATGTCTAGGTTTGATCCGGGATTTACGCTTTCTTACTTAGCCCACGAAGTACTTTTTGTGAATAATTTTTTCTATAGTTCGAATCCATCTCAAAGGAGTCGTTACCTAAGTAAGGTCATTACTGGAGAATGGATTGGTGGGATGGGGATGACGGAACCTGGTGCAGGAACGGACGTTCTTGGAATGACTACTCATGCAGTTAAAAAGGGTGACCGTTACATCATCAATGGTGTGAAACAATACATCACTAATGGATCCATCGGTCAGGTTTTTGTTCTTTATACCAAGTTAGAAAAAAATGGGAAAAAAATGACCTCCTTTGTGATCGAGTCGTCTTACAAAGGTTTTTCGGTTGGAAAAAAAGAAGAAAAGATGGGAATGCGTTCTTCTCCGACCACCCAACTTGTTTTTGAGGATATGGAAGTTCCGGAAGAGAATTTGCTCGGTGTGGAAAACGGAGCTGTCACTCATATGATGCGCAATTTGGAAATCGAACGTGTAACCCTTGCGGCACAGTCTTTAGGAATTGCTCGCCGTTGTATTGACATCATGTGTGATTATACCATTCGTCATAGAGAAGCCTTTGGCAAAAAACTTTTGGAGTTCGGACAAATCCAAAGAATGGTCGCTGAGTCTTACGCTGATTACCAGGCCGCACGGGCTCTTGTTTATCATGTAGCAAGTGAACTTGGGCCTGATGTACGTAATTCTCTCGGTGCCGCCTCTGCAAAACTTGTGGCCACTCAAATGGCAGAACGAGTTTCGCGAAATGCCATTCAAGTTCTCGGTGGGTATGGATACTGTCGTGAATACCCAGTCGAACGTTTGCATAGGGATGCCATCTTACTCAGCATTGGTGGTGGTACCAACGAAGCCATGCAGAAGAACATTGCGAGTGATTTAAAAAAACTTTGGTCTGAATAA
- the thrB gene encoding homoserine kinase, with translation MIRLPKIFIQVPGTSANLGPGFDLMGLALDLRNEFEFTFSKEITEPKTELKNGNQLPFTVKEDLVYQSYLSYFQKFLPGITAPPYHCKMSLSLPLKGGLGSSASAIVAGLSLAREVHKRMEPATVPTESTFTQYLAEFEGHPDNTLPAYLGGFVFAYSTFGEPLRYFRKKFPSSVAIFVLTPEFHVSTEESRKALPKTYATADVIFNLSRVGAWMHFLDKRKFGDLLISLEDKMHTPYRISQSSPLYPLADLFKGAGVGYCLSGSGPSLLVFLERKAVKTKQRELEEMVSQVMGTSKIAYSFKRVKPDGLGVRIQTK, from the coding sequence ATGATTCGCCTTCCTAAGATTTTCATTCAAGTGCCGGGAACATCCGCAAACTTGGGACCTGGTTTTGATCTCATGGGTCTTGCTCTTGATCTTCGTAATGAATTTGAATTTACTTTTTCCAAAGAAATTACAGAACCAAAAACAGAATTAAAAAACGGCAACCAGTTGCCGTTTACTGTTAAAGAAGATTTGGTTTATCAGTCTTATCTTTCCTATTTCCAGAAGTTTTTACCAGGTATTACTGCTCCACCTTACCATTGTAAAATGAGCTTGTCGTTACCTCTAAAAGGGGGGCTTGGTTCTAGTGCCTCGGCCATTGTCGCGGGACTTTCTTTGGCAAGAGAAGTTCATAAACGAATGGAACCGGCGACTGTGCCAACCGAATCGACCTTTACCCAGTATTTGGCTGAATTCGAAGGTCATCCAGACAATACGTTACCCGCATATTTAGGTGGATTCGTTTTCGCTTATTCTACGTTTGGTGAGCCTTTGCGATACTTCCGTAAAAAATTCCCATCCTCAGTTGCTATTTTTGTTTTAACGCCGGAGTTCCATGTTTCAACAGAGGAATCTAGGAAGGCTCTTCCTAAAACCTATGCAACTGCTGATGTGATCTTTAATTTATCTCGCGTTGGTGCTTGGATGCATTTTTTAGACAAACGTAAGTTTGGTGACCTTCTTATCAGTTTGGAAGATAAAATGCATACTCCTTATCGCATTTCTCAATCATCTCCATTGTATCCGCTTGCAGATTTATTCAAAGGGGCTGGGGTAGGGTATTGTTTGTCTGGTTCCGGGCCAAGTTTACTGGTATTTTTGGAACGAAAGGCTGTTAAAACCAAACAAAGGGAACTGGAAGAGATGGTATCCCAAGTGATGGGGACTTCCAAAATTGCTTATAGTTTTAAACGGGTCAAACCAGATGGGCTTGGGGTTCGCATTCAGACGAAATAG
- a CDS encoding DsbA family protein, which yields MENNFKKWVENPISKIVLATNFVFVVLFLVSVPSFVQDYITQDAVSIGGKKYDLSDVKETSPIAYSKFQSEYKGLIKNTLGEFAQDKLFELVAKDKNIKPSEVLNEGFTPREPSEEEIINVYMSNKAQLGGKSLNETKDKIVGFLKNQQEQEHSRTVYREIVTKYPVEFLIKEPAAVRVTVEEKNNPSIGPKDAKITIIEFSDFECPFCKRSQDVNQKLREKYKGQIRWVFRDFPLPFHQDAMYAHMAANCSVSEGKYWDVFNILFENSGNLGKANVDALVLKAGMPKDKYQACMRNASSLKAEIDADIQDGQKVGVSGTPAFFINGIFVSGALPFENFDEIIQKELKQ from the coding sequence ATGGAAAATAATTTTAAAAAATGGGTGGAAAATCCCATCTCCAAAATCGTCCTTGCGACCAACTTTGTATTTGTCGTTCTCTTTTTGGTCAGTGTACCGTCCTTTGTTCAGGATTATATTACCCAAGATGCAGTGAGTATCGGTGGGAAAAAATATGACTTAAGTGATGTCAAAGAAACTTCTCCTATTGCTTATTCCAAATTCCAATCGGAATATAAAGGACTCATTAAAAACACTCTGGGTGAATTTGCTCAGGACAAATTATTTGAACTTGTTGCCAAAGACAAAAACATCAAACCATCCGAAGTATTAAACGAAGGGTTCACTCCAAGAGAGCCATCTGAAGAAGAAATCATCAATGTATATATGTCCAATAAAGCTCAGTTAGGTGGAAAATCTCTAAATGAGACAAAGGACAAAATTGTTGGATTTTTAAAAAACCAACAAGAACAAGAACATAGCCGAACTGTTTATCGTGAAATCGTTACAAAATATCCTGTTGAATTTTTAATCAAAGAACCAGCAGCAGTTCGAGTGACAGTGGAAGAAAAAAACAATCCATCGATTGGCCCGAAAGATGCAAAAATCACAATCATCGAATTTTCTGATTTTGAATGCCCTTTTTGTAAACGAAGCCAAGATGTGAACCAAAAACTTCGCGAAAAATATAAAGGCCAAATTCGTTGGGTGTTCCGTGATTTCCCACTTCCTTTCCACCAAGATGCAATGTATGCTCATATGGCTGCCAATTGTTCTGTATCAGAAGGAAAGTATTGGGATGTATTCAACATACTTTTTGAAAACAGTGGGAACTTAGGTAAGGCTAATGTGGATGCCTTAGTTTTAAAAGCAGGTATGCCTAAAGACAAATACCAAGCTTGTATGAGAAATGCTTCTAGTTTAAAAGCAGAAATTGATGCGGATATACAAGACGGTCAAAAAGTAGGTGTGAGTGGAACTCCTGCATTTTTTATTAATGGGATCTTTGTTTCGGGAGCGTTACCTTTCGAAAACTTTGATGAGATCATTCAAAAAGAACTAAAACAATAA
- a CDS encoding malate dehydrogenase, with protein sequence MSKKVKVAVTGAAGQIGYALLFRIASGQMFGPDTAVELQLLELEQALPAAKGVIMELDDCAFPLLEKVSVSSNIDEAFRDINWALLVGSVPRKAGMERGDLLKINGGIFTTQGKAIEKNAASDVRVLVVGNPCNTNALIAMNNAKGVPSDRWFAMTGLDENRAKTQLAQKAGVLVKDVSNVAIWGNHSATQYPDFYNAKIKGKVATDVISDHDWLKGDFISTVQKRGAAIIAARGASSAASAANAVVDTVHNIVTPTKAGDWFSAACHSNGEYGVDKGLIFGYPLKSDGKKVEIVTGLEINAFGKEKFDITHNELKEERNEVKDMLG encoded by the coding sequence ATGAGCAAAAAAGTAAAAGTTGCTGTTACTGGTGCTGCCGGACAAATCGGATACGCACTTCTATTTCGTATCGCTTCAGGACAAATGTTTGGACCTGACACTGCAGTAGAACTCCAACTATTGGAATTGGAACAAGCTCTTCCAGCGGCCAAAGGTGTTATCATGGAATTAGATGACTGCGCTTTCCCTCTGTTGGAAAAAGTGTCTGTGTCTTCTAACATTGATGAAGCGTTCCGTGACATCAACTGGGCTCTTCTTGTTGGATCTGTTCCAAGAAAAGCGGGAATGGAAAGGGGAGACCTCCTTAAAATCAACGGTGGAATTTTTACAACTCAAGGAAAAGCAATCGAAAAGAATGCTGCAAGTGACGTAAGAGTTCTCGTTGTTGGTAACCCTTGTAATACAAACGCTCTCATTGCAATGAACAACGCAAAAGGTGTTCCGTCTGACAGATGGTTTGCGATGACAGGTCTTGATGAAAATCGTGCAAAAACACAACTTGCCCAAAAAGCAGGAGTTCTTGTAAAAGACGTTTCTAACGTTGCGATTTGGGGAAACCACTCCGCAACTCAATACCCAGACTTCTATAACGCAAAAATTAAAGGAAAAGTAGCCACTGATGTGATCTCTGACCACGACTGGTTGAAAGGTGATTTTATCTCTACTGTTCAAAAACGTGGAGCCGCGATCATTGCAGCAAGAGGGGCATCTTCTGCAGCATCGGCAGCAAACGCAGTAGTTGATACAGTACATAACATTGTCACTCCTACGAAAGCGGGAGACTGGTTCAGTGCTGCATGTCACTCTAATGGTGAGTATGGTGTAGACAAAGGTCTTATCTTTGGATACCCATTGAAATCAGATGGAAAAAAAGTAGAGATCGTGACTGGTCTTGAAATCAATGCGTTTGGTAAGGAAAAATTTGACATCACTCACAACGAGTTGAAAGAAGAAAGAAACGAAGTAAAAGATATGTTAGGTTAA
- a CDS encoding alpha/beta fold hydrolase: MFEWKYQTIEREGFSLQVARNNTEGPPLFWIGSALYYPRVIPLEIAKRYQITVVDQRGFAKRTGSEKETTDDYALEKLLGDFSSIQTELGIPACPVIGHSGHGYMALAYAAKYPNQVSHLGMISTGPSHGSPMFEAEVYFDRQASNIRKAAHLQNQIQFQKNIKETPSDFFIHYCVSLEAKGFYQVPFPSRKFWEGIHTNKLAFDYLFGEVFRDIDVSEYFKKLEVPIWICMGKEDYQVAPYYTWDPILKRFPEIQMTVIEKSSHLPFFEKSDDFLYQLENWLQGRE, encoded by the coding sequence ATGTTTGAATGGAAATACCAAACAATCGAAAGAGAGGGATTTTCCCTCCAAGTGGCGAGGAACAACACAGAGGGCCCTCCTCTATTTTGGATCGGAAGTGCTTTGTATTATCCAAGAGTCATCCCTTTAGAAATCGCGAAGAGATATCAAATCACTGTGGTGGACCAAAGAGGGTTTGCCAAACGAACTGGTTCGGAAAAAGAAACAACGGATGATTACGCTTTAGAGAAATTATTAGGAGACTTTTCCTCCATACAAACAGAGTTAGGGATCCCGGCCTGTCCTGTCATTGGCCATTCAGGACATGGATATATGGCCCTTGCCTATGCAGCAAAATATCCAAACCAAGTCTCCCATCTCGGAATGATCTCCACAGGCCCAAGCCACGGCAGTCCAATGTTTGAAGCAGAAGTTTATTTCGACAGACAAGCATCTAACATACGTAAAGCGGCACATTTACAAAACCAAATCCAGTTTCAAAAAAATATAAAGGAGACACCTTCAGATTTTTTCATTCATTACTGTGTGAGTTTGGAAGCAAAAGGATTCTACCAAGTTCCATTTCCTTCTCGAAAGTTTTGGGAAGGAATCCATACAAACAAACTCGCCTTTGATTATTTGTTTGGAGAAGTCTTTCGAGATATTGATGTTAGTGAGTATTTCAAAAAACTTGAGGTTCCCATTTGGATTTGTATGGGAAAAGAAGACTACCAAGTCGCACCTTATTACACTTGGGATCCAATTTTAAAAAGGTTTCCGGAAATTCAAATGACTGTGATAGAAAAAAGTAGCCACTTACCCTTTTTTGAAAAATCGGATGATTTTTTATATCAATTGGAAAATTGGTTACAAGGTAGGGAATAA
- a CDS encoding MarR family winged helix-turn-helix transcriptional regulator, translating to MGGVEVVKGISNHLGIYMSETLLLMRRFLADEFSKNKIGMRFEEWMQILPLLESESLNQKELSERLVKDKTTVSRLVDGWVKKSWVKREVSPQDKRNYVLRLSKKGKEIWEKGLPIVTTADLVFRKDFTEADEKELYLLLFKIQSSVQLNGNGKYN from the coding sequence ATGGGTGGAGTGGAAGTTGTGAAAGGAATCTCAAACCATCTCGGGATTTATATGAGTGAAACCTTACTTCTTATGAGACGGTTTCTTGCGGATGAATTTTCAAAAAATAAAATCGGAATGCGGTTTGAGGAATGGATGCAGATTCTCCCTTTGCTGGAATCCGAGAGTTTAAACCAAAAGGAACTGAGCGAACGTTTGGTAAAAGACAAAACCACTGTTTCCAGACTTGTGGATGGTTGGGTGAAAAAATCATGGGTGAAACGAGAAGTTTCTCCGCAAGACAAACGAAATTATGTTTTACGACTTTCCAAAAAAGGAAAAGAAATCTGGGAGAAGGGACTTCCCATTGTCACCACGGCTGATCTCGTGTTTCGAAAGGACTTTACAGAGGCAGACGAAAAGGAACTGTATTTACTTCTTTTTAAAATCCAATCTTCTGTGCAACTGAATGGGAATGGAAAATATAATTAG
- the prmC gene encoding peptide chain release factor N(5)-glutamine methyltransferase, with amino-acid sequence MAEQPGTLLYYLKRSTEFLEKKEIPNPRVDAEWILSDLLNLPRIKLYSQFEMPLGQKEIDVYRERIVERSKRKPVAYITGKKGFHKFEYFVSEDVLIPRPETEELVDYLWKKKEELSFAEPKEIQIWDLCSGSGCIGLSLTQLLPSSVVTLSDLSEKAIEMSRRNAEKYNLQEKTNFYVSDLDSSLPKDLQFDLIVSNPPYIPESEKPEIMPDVLDYEPHMALFVSDFKEFHKRLLSAIKSRLLPGGKLMMETHPLYMDDVEEIAKSLGFVSTKRILDSSNKERFFFAEVT; translated from the coding sequence ATGGCGGAACAACCAGGAACTCTTCTTTATTACCTAAAACGATCTACAGAATTTCTGGAAAAAAAGGAAATTCCAAATCCCCGTGTAGATGCAGAATGGATCCTTTCTGATCTTTTAAACCTACCCCGTATCAAACTCTATTCTCAATTTGAAATGCCACTCGGCCAAAAAGAAATTGATGTCTATAGAGAACGAATTGTTGAACGAAGTAAAAGAAAACCAGTCGCTTATATCACTGGTAAAAAAGGATTTCATAAATTTGAATATTTTGTTTCGGAAGATGTTCTCATCCCAAGACCGGAAACTGAAGAACTAGTCGATTACCTTTGGAAAAAGAAAGAAGAGTTATCATTCGCAGAGCCAAAAGAAATTCAAATTTGGGATCTTTGTTCGGGAAGTGGATGTATTGGCCTTAGCCTAACACAACTTCTTCCATCCAGTGTAGTGACTCTTTCTGATCTTTCCGAAAAAGCCATCGAAATGAGCAGGCGTAATGCAGAAAAATACAACCTTCAAGAAAAAACAAATTTTTATGTTTCTGATTTGGATTCCTCTCTCCCAAAAGACTTACAATTTGATTTAATTGTTTCTAATCCTCCTTATATCCCTGAGTCAGAAAAACCAGAGATTATGCCGGATGTTCTCGACTATGAACCCCATATGGCCTTATTTGTTTCTGATTTTAAAGAATTCCACAAACGATTGTTATCTGCTATTAAATCCAGACTACTTCCGGGTGGGAAACTAATGATGGAAACCCATCCTTTGTATATGGATGATGTGGAAGAGATTGCGAAGAGTTTGGGTTTTGTTTCTACAAAAAGAATTTTAGACAGTTCGAATAAAGAACGTTTTTTCTTTGCCGAAGTTACTTAA
- a CDS encoding Crp/Fnr family transcriptional regulator, whose product MLEAMFGKFGKVFQPNEVLFCEYEPGNDFYLIKEGKVKITKTIGTSIKTLDVLEAGDILGEMAILEEQPRSATAIAVTEVKALNFNRANFEMLMTKNPALAMKLLHIFSFRIYDQKRRLMILLMDDIIGKVCDVFVMLYEKQYNNDVYNEIILSATVDDIANWCAQPVGEVQKVLMQYVKTGKLDLYPDKIVIHNISDFQRIVNQKRKPT is encoded by the coding sequence ATGTTGGAAGCTATGTTTGGCAAATTTGGAAAGGTATTCCAACCAAACGAAGTATTGTTTTGTGAATATGAACCCGGAAATGACTTTTACCTCATCAAAGAGGGAAAAGTAAAAATCACTAAAACCATTGGAACCAGTATCAAAACTTTAGATGTATTGGAAGCTGGGGATATTCTAGGAGAGATGGCCATTTTAGAGGAACAACCTCGTTCGGCAACTGCCATTGCTGTGACAGAAGTCAAAGCTCTAAACTTCAATCGTGCCAATTTCGAAATGCTGATGACCAAAAACCCGGCACTCGCGATGAAACTCCTTCATATTTTTTCCTTTCGAATTTATGATCAAAAACGTCGACTTATGATCCTTCTCATGGATGATATCATTGGAAAGGTCTGTGACGTCTTTGTTATGTTATACGAAAAGCAGTATAACAATGATGTATACAATGAAATTATCCTTTCTGCCACTGTGGATGACATTGCCAATTGGTGTGCCCAACCCGTAGGTGAAGTCCAAAAAGTACTGATGCAATATGTAAAAACGGGCAAATTGGATCTTTATCCAGATAAAATTGTTATTCACAATATCTCCGATTTCCAAAGGATAGTGAATCAGAAACGTAAACCTACGTAA
- a CDS encoding tetratricopeptide repeat protein, translating to MSGPIVRNYKGGSIVYFEKDKAEDIFVLQKGRVVLTYTNINGVELKEDVKLGEFFGVKSAIGRYPREETAQVIGAATVLVFKVPEFEKFVSDKTHLIIKMLKVFSSQLRQVHRQVREILGQGEAKNPAFELMNVAEVFYKNGNFEHAAYAFEKYLQHYPDGMYIDRAKQLVDLARKKTPFPLTIQELVYKPEPGAQAGKLQEMLKTMAVPSPNATSSVDPNSILSQYDKASTLMNAGKYADSIDLFKTVSERTDSVTQEEEQFVENSLFYMGKSSFKAKDYPSAITHFSSFIKKYPKGLLLKENLYHLALATEASGEKEKAKQLFQKVTQMPPLDDSISEDAKSKLKGGK from the coding sequence TTGTCAGGTCCCATAGTTCGTAATTACAAAGGAGGTTCCATCGTCTACTTCGAGAAAGACAAGGCGGAGGATATCTTTGTACTACAAAAAGGTCGTGTTGTACTAACTTACACGAATATCAACGGTGTGGAGCTGAAAGAGGATGTAAAACTCGGTGAGTTTTTCGGAGTTAAGAGTGCCATCGGTCGTTACCCTAGAGAAGAAACAGCTCAAGTCATAGGAGCCGCTACAGTTCTTGTCTTTAAAGTCCCCGAATTTGAAAAATTCGTCTCAGACAAAACCCATCTCATCATCAAAATGTTAAAAGTGTTCTCAAGCCAACTTCGGCAAGTCCACCGCCAGGTTAGGGAAATCCTCGGACAAGGGGAAGCGAAGAATCCTGCTTTTGAACTGATGAATGTGGCCGAAGTTTTTTACAAAAATGGCAATTTCGAACATGCGGCCTATGCTTTTGAAAAGTATTTACAACATTATCCAGACGGAATGTACATTGACCGGGCCAAACAATTGGTTGACCTAGCTCGTAAAAAAACGCCGTTCCCTCTCACCATACAAGAGTTAGTATACAAACCAGAACCTGGTGCACAAGCGGGCAAACTCCAAGAGATGTTAAAAACGATGGCTGTTCCCTCTCCAAACGCCACTTCGAGTGTAGATCCCAACTCCATCCTTTCCCAATATGACAAAGCATCTACTCTAATGAATGCTGGGAAATACGCAGATTCCATCGATCTTTTCAAAACAGTTTCGGAAAGAACAGACTCAGTCACCCAAGAAGAAGAACAGTTTGTAGAAAACTCATTATTTTACATGGGTAAGTCTAGTTTCAAAGCCAAAGACTATCCGAGCGCCATCACTCATTTTTCTAGTTTTATCAAAAAATACCCAAAAGGTCTTTTACTCAAAGAAAACCTTTATCACCTAGCACTTGCTACAGAAGCATCTGGTGAAAAAGAAAAAGCCAAACAACTATTCCAAAAGGTTACTCAAATGCCACCTTTGGATGATAGTATCTCCGAAGATGCTAAATCCAAACTCAAAGGAGGCAAATAG
- a CDS encoding amidohydrolase family protein codes for MTNSVLFQSGSIYRNGKLETLDLLLEGEKITAVDSSLSPKPDTITLSLKGKKLYPGFINSHDHLLASYLPKVGGTEKHQSWLSYDNLYKSSGVFAERQQVDPEILYYLGAYKNLFAGVTTVFDHIPHHVQNPFRGILPVKLISDYTLAHSVGNYSLGWGEGPALEYRMAEHAGLPFVTHLAEGLDDDSKQSLRYLEKMDALGGHSVLVHCLPFGQKEVEKIVEKGASVVWCPTSNLHIFGKTTNIKLFLDMGVNVCLGTDYSPSGSVHLLEELKTAKSIYFGLYGEELPESTLLKMITENPRKAFRLGNPDALMPGLSADLLIINDDKNTKEINVSDLSWKQIDLVVIDGYPIYGSQEYKSLFLRFGLETEELSIDGNTKLVAGSPKKLLKQVSDSVGYKKSLAFLPNF; via the coding sequence ATGACAAACTCTGTCCTATTCCAATCAGGTTCTATTTATCGCAACGGAAAACTAGAAACCTTGGATCTTCTTTTGGAAGGGGAAAAAATCACAGCGGTTGATTCCTCTCTTTCTCCAAAACCAGATACAATCACTCTATCATTGAAGGGGAAAAAACTCTATCCAGGTTTTATCAATTCCCATGACCACTTACTCGCAAGTTACCTTCCCAAAGTAGGAGGAACAGAAAAACACCAGTCTTGGTTGTCCTATGACAACTTATATAAAAGTTCAGGAGTTTTTGCCGAACGCCAACAAGTGGATCCTGAAATTTTATATTACCTCGGTGCTTATAAAAACCTTTTTGCAGGTGTCACAACAGTCTTTGATCATATTCCTCATCATGTTCAAAATCCATTTCGAGGGATCCTTCCGGTAAAACTGATCTCCGATTACACTTTAGCCCATTCTGTTGGAAATTATAGTTTGGGTTGGGGCGAAGGCCCGGCACTAGAATACCGAATGGCAGAACACGCAGGACTTCCTTTTGTGACCCATCTGGCCGAAGGACTCGATGATGACTCGAAACAATCCCTTCGATATTTAGAAAAAATGGATGCTCTTGGCGGACATTCTGTACTTGTCCATTGTTTACCTTTTGGACAAAAGGAAGTGGAAAAAATTGTAGAAAAAGGTGCCTCCGTTGTATGGTGCCCTACTTCCAACCTTCATATATTTGGAAAAACAACCAATATCAAACTTTTTTTAGATATGGGAGTTAACGTATGTTTGGGGACAGATTATTCACCCAGTGGATCTGTTCATTTACTCGAAGAATTAAAAACAGCAAAATCAATTTACTTTGGGTTGTATGGGGAAGAATTACCAGAATCTACATTACTCAAAATGATTACAGAAAACCCAAGGAAAGCATTTCGATTAGGCAATCCAGATGCACTTATGCCAGGCCTTTCTGCAGATTTACTTATAATCAACGATGATAAAAATACAAAAGAAATCAATGTATCCGATCTATCATGGAAACAGATTGATTTGGTTGTGATCGATGGATATCCGATTTATGGGTCACAAGAATACAAGTCACTCTTTCTTCGTTTCGGTTTAGAAACAGAAGAATTATCCATTGATGGAAATACAAAATTGGTAGCTGGTTCACCAAAAAAACTCTTGAAACAAGTTTCTGACAGCGTCGGTTATAAAAAGAGTTTGGCTTTTTTACCTAATTTTTGA
- a CDS encoding LIC_10271 family cell wall hydrolase, producing the protein MRKLRYILFFLGISLLSPISAKQSQKPEIPSSYRVVKGDSWFGIARKFKISAETLAKLNGRTTTENLYERELLRIPKENEKVSISPESLIKEKPSYPLERKERVLKKFSELTYDPHKGIQLQRGTSSLVRASLPGKVVHLDYMDGYENFVVLEHPNGLYTVYGNLERIQVTEGQQVKSKDRLGILSKDKGLYFQVNKQKQSLNPERILENGI; encoded by the coding sequence ATGCGAAAACTTCGATACATTCTATTCTTTTTGGGTATTTCTCTTCTCTCCCCCATTTCTGCCAAACAAAGTCAAAAACCCGAAATTCCATCTTCTTACCGTGTGGTGAAAGGGGATTCCTGGTTTGGGATTGCTAGAAAATTCAAAATCTCTGCTGAAACCTTAGCCAAGTTAAATGGTCGCACTACCACTGAAAATCTCTACGAAAGAGAACTACTGCGAATCCCAAAAGAGAATGAGAAGGTTTCCATCTCCCCAGAATCCCTTATCAAAGAAAAACCTTCTTACCCGTTGGAGAGGAAAGAACGAGTCCTAAAGAAGTTTTCAGAACTCACTTATGATCCCCATAAAGGGATTCAATTACAAAGAGGAACTTCATCACTTGTACGAGCTAGCCTTCCAGGAAAAGTAGTACACCTAGATTATATGGATGGGTATGAAAATTTTGTGGTTCTAGAACACCCAAATGGTCTCTATACTGTGTATGGAAACCTAGAACGAATTCAAGTCACAGAAGGCCAACAAGTGAAATCAAAAGACAGACTCGGAATTTTATCCAAAGACAAAGGCCTCTACTTCCAAGTGAATAAACAAAAACAAAGTCTAAATCCCGAACGAATTCTGGAGAACGGAATCTAA